The following coding sequences lie in one Agarivorans sp. Alg241-V36 genomic window:
- a CDS encoding sodium:solute symporter family protein, with protein sequence MDELKLYTYIAVFGSFGLYFAIAWWARAGSTSDFYVAGGGVTPIQNGMAIGADWMSAASFISMAGLIAFLGYGGSVFLMGWTGGYVLLAMLLAPYMRKHGKFTVPEFISDRYYSKGARIVAVLCLIIASLTYIIGQMKGVGVAFSRFLEVEYDMGLYIGMFVVWVYAVLGGMKGITYTQIAQYCVLIFAYTIPAVFISLQLTGNPIPQIGLGSTLADGSGVYLLDKLDMVVTDLGFKEYTTDNLGGTLNMFAYTLSLMIGTAGLPHVIMRFFTVPTVQAARSSAGYALVFIALLYTVAPAVGAMARFNLMNTIVPSAGDNLVYSERPQWFKDWEKTGLLKFEDKNGDGKIQYVADKESNEMVKVDRDIMVLANPAIANLPNWVIALVAAGGLAAALSTAAGLLLAISSSISHDLMKGVLTPNLSDKNELLAGRIVMTLAILVSGYLGLNPPGFAAGTVALAFGLAASSIFPALMMGIFAKKMSGTAAVAGMCSGIGVTMLYVFQHKGIMFIPGTSFLGDMGPNWFLGISPNAFGVVGALVNFGVAFAVCKVTGPAPQHIQDMVDNFRVPHGAGAAHDH encoded by the coding sequence ATGGACGAGTTAAAACTCTATACTTATATCGCTGTATTTGGCTCCTTTGGCCTATACTTCGCCATTGCTTGGTGGGCTAGAGCGGGCTCTACCAGTGACTTTTATGTTGCAGGTGGTGGCGTTACGCCCATCCAAAATGGTATGGCAATTGGTGCTGACTGGATGAGTGCAGCTTCGTTCATTTCCATGGCGGGTTTAATTGCCTTCTTGGGATATGGTGGTTCTGTTTTTCTAATGGGCTGGACCGGCGGCTACGTGCTGTTAGCTATGCTACTTGCTCCTTATATGCGTAAGCATGGTAAGTTTACGGTGCCTGAGTTTATCTCCGATAGATACTACTCAAAAGGTGCACGTATTGTTGCTGTATTGTGTTTGATTATAGCATCACTTACTTACATTATCGGCCAAATGAAAGGTGTTGGTGTAGCCTTCTCTCGCTTCTTAGAAGTTGAGTACGATATGGGCTTATACATTGGCATGTTTGTCGTATGGGTTTACGCAGTATTGGGCGGCATGAAGGGCATTACTTACACCCAGATTGCACAATATTGTGTACTTATTTTTGCTTACACTATTCCAGCCGTGTTCATTTCGCTGCAGTTAACGGGTAATCCTATTCCACAGATTGGTTTGGGTAGTACCTTAGCTGATGGTAGTGGCGTGTATTTGCTTGATAAGCTAGATATGGTGGTTACCGATCTTGGCTTTAAAGAGTACACCACAGACAACCTAGGCGGCACTTTAAACATGTTCGCCTACACCTTGTCACTAATGATTGGTACTGCAGGTTTACCACACGTAATCATGCGCTTCTTCACTGTACCAACGGTGCAAGCTGCCCGCTCGTCTGCTGGTTATGCATTAGTGTTCATTGCCTTGCTTTACACTGTGGCCCCTGCGGTAGGTGCTATGGCTCGCTTTAACCTTATGAATACGATTGTTCCTTCAGCAGGTGACAACTTGGTGTATAGCGAACGTCCTCAGTGGTTTAAAGATTGGGAAAAAACCGGTCTGTTGAAGTTTGAAGATAAGAACGGTGACGGCAAAATCCAATATGTTGCTGACAAAGAAAGCAACGAGATGGTGAAAGTAGACCGCGATATTATGGTTCTTGCCAACCCAGCGATTGCTAACCTACCGAACTGGGTTATTGCATTGGTTGCTGCTGGTGGCCTAGCTGCTGCGCTATCAACCGCTGCAGGTTTGTTGTTGGCTATTTCATCCTCGATATCCCATGACTTAATGAAAGGGGTGCTCACGCCTAACCTCTCAGATAAAAATGAGTTGCTGGCAGGGCGAATAGTGATGACTCTGGCTATTTTGGTGTCCGGTTATCTTGGTTTAAATCCACCTGGATTTGCCGCAGGTACCGTAGCACTGGCCTTTGGTTTAGCGGCGTCGTCTATCTTCCCTGCGTTGATGATGGGTATCTTTGCTAAGAAAATGAGCGGTACTGCTGCGGTAGCTGGTATGTGCTCCGGTATTGGTGTAACAATGCTTTACGTGTTCCAGCATAAAGGCATTATGTTTATCCCAGGTACTTCATTCTTAGGTGATATGGGTCCAAACTGGTTCTTAGGTATTTCGCCAAATGCCTTTGGCGTAGTAGGTGCCTTGGTTAACTTTGGTGTTGCTTTCGCGGTATGTAAAGTAACCGGTCCAGCACCACAGCATATTCAAGATATGGTTGATAACTTCCGTGTACCACATGGTGCAGGCGCAGCTCACGACCATTAA
- a CDS encoding DUF4212 domain-containing protein: MEEQTTYWQENLRLIFTCLVIWFVVSFGFGLLLVEPLNEIRLGGYKLGFWFAQQGSIYTFVALIFWYTAKMNKLDKKYHVEES, from the coding sequence ATGGAAGAACAGACTACATATTGGCAAGAAAACTTGCGCCTAATATTTACCTGTCTCGTCATATGGTTTGTGGTTTCATTTGGCTTTGGCTTACTGCTAGTTGAGCCCTTAAATGAAATTCGCTTAGGCGGATATAAACTGGGTTTTTGGTTTGCACAACAAGGCTCTATTTATACCTTTGTGGCTTTGATTTTTTGGTATACCGCCAAAATGAATAAGCTCGACAAAAAATACCATGTTGAGGAGTCATAA